A genomic window from Glycine max cultivar Williams 82 chromosome 17, Glycine_max_v4.0, whole genome shotgun sequence includes:
- the LOC100785755 gene encoding methylsterol monooxygenase 1-1 gives MLPYASIPEAVAALGRNLTFAETLWFNYSAAKSDYFLYCHNILFLFLVFSLVPLPLVFLEFKRFSFVSSHKIQPKVRLSLAETFKCYKDVMRMFFLVVGPLQLISYPSIQMIGIRTGLPLPSWREILSQLLVYFLVEDYTNYWIHRFLHNDWGYEKIHRVHHEYHAPIGFAAPYAHWAEILILGIPSFLGPAMVPGHIITFWLWIALRQIEAIDTHSGYDFPRSITKYIPFYGGAEYHDYHHYVGRQSQSNFASVFTYCDYIYGTDKGYRYQKKILQKLKEELANGVEQNGGLYKTD, from the exons ATGCTCCCCTACGCTTCCATCCCGGAGGCCGTGGCGGCGCTGGGCCGCAACCTCACCTTCGCGGAGACCCTCTGGTTCAACTACTCCGCCGCCAAGTCCGATTACTTCCTCTACTGCCACAACATTCTGTTCCTCTTCCTCGTCTTCTCCCTCGTCCCCCTCCCCCTCGTCTTCCTCGAATTCAAGCGCTTCTCCTTCGTCTCTTCCCACAAGATCCAACCAAAAGTCCGCTTGTCCCTGGCCGAAACCTTCAAGTGCTACAAAGACGTCATGCGCATGTTCTTCCTCGTCGTCGGCCCCCTCCAACTCATCTCTTACCCTTCCATCCAG ATGATTGGGATCAGGACGGGCTTGCCATTACCTTCGTGGCGGGAGATCCTCTCGCAGCTTCTGGTGTACTTTCTCGTAGAGGATTACACCAATTACTGGATCCACAGGTTTCTGCACAACGATTGGGGGTACGAGAAGATTCACCGCGTCCACCACGAGTACCATGCGCCCATTGGATTCGCCGCGCCCTATGCCCACTGGGCCGAGATCTTGATCCTCGGGATTCCCTCCTTTCTTGGGCCTGCCATGGTTCCTGGCCACATTATCACCTTCTGGCTCTGGATAGCCTTGCGCCAGATTGAAGCCATTGACACGCACAGCGG GTATGACTTTCCTAGGAGTATCACAAAATATATTCCATTTTATGGTGGTGCTGAGTATCATGATTACCATCATTACGTTGGAAGACAAAGCCAAAGCAATTTTGCTTCAGTTTTCACATACTGTGATTACATCTATGGAACTGACAAG GGGTATAGGTATCagaaaaaaatacttcagaAG TTGAAGGAAGAGTTGGCAAATGGTGTTGAGCAGAACGGAGGATTATACAAGACTGACTGA